From Candidatus Rokuibacteriota bacterium, a single genomic window includes:
- the pilO gene encoding type 4a pilus biogenesis protein PilO: MGALDTIVNAPRPQKLIFGAMVLVIVGALGYFFLISGARAERDTLLEENEVRRAEVLKAKADEANLRPFRALAEALRKRLDTAKERLPSEREIPQVYRQVSDLATQSGLGVSLFQPKAAEDRDVLSEVPISVTAECTYHQLGAFLERVGKMPRIVSLGDFRVIGIDRPTGTLRAEMTLATYTFRPEGAPPPPVKPGSPAAPRAPAGSPAAAPPGQSR; this comes from the coding sequence GTGGGCGCACTCGACACCATCGTCAACGCGCCGCGCCCGCAGAAGCTGATCTTCGGCGCGATGGTGCTCGTCATAGTGGGCGCGCTGGGTTACTTCTTCCTCATCTCCGGCGCCCGTGCGGAGCGCGACACTCTCCTGGAGGAAAACGAGGTCCGCCGCGCCGAGGTGCTCAAGGCGAAGGCGGACGAAGCCAACCTCCGCCCGTTCCGCGCGCTGGCCGAGGCGTTGCGCAAGCGCCTCGATACGGCCAAGGAGCGGCTGCCCTCGGAGCGCGAGATTCCGCAGGTGTACCGCCAGGTGTCGGACCTCGCCACGCAGTCGGGGCTCGGCGTCTCGCTCTTCCAGCCGAAGGCGGCCGAGGACCGGGACGTGCTGTCGGAGGTGCCGATCTCGGTCACGGCCGAGTGCACCTATCACCAGCTGGGCGCCTTCCTGGAGCGCGTGGGCAAGATGCCGCGCATCGTGTCGCTGGGCGACTTCCGCGTGATCGGCATCGACCGGCCCACGGGCACGCTCCGGGCCGAGATGACGCTGGCGACGTATACGTTCAGGCCGGAAGGCGCGCCGCCGCCGCCCGTCAAGCCGGGCTCCCCCGCGGCGCCGCGTGCGCCGGCAGGGTCGCCCGCCGCCGCGCCGCCGGGGCAGTCCCGATGA
- a CDS encoding prepilin-type N-terminal cleavage/methylation domain-containing protein yields MISLWHKKRTVLGNQRGFTLIELMIVVAIIGILAAIAIPLYANVQTRARVAKAQADMRTLASSVSIFTAHMGTLPVALTDLTVATLNGLNQSAGPFVTRVPAPPPGGSPGWTAYGYTSSTAGTFSITANGDATTITVP; encoded by the coding sequence ATGATTAGCCTGTGGCACAAGAAGAGGACAGTGCTGGGCAACCAGCGCGGCTTCACGCTCATCGAGTTGATGATCGTGGTGGCCATCATCGGCATCCTGGCCGCCATCGCCATCCCGCTGTACGCCAACGTCCAGACCCGCGCCCGCGTCGCCAAGGCGCAGGCCGACATGCGGACGCTTGCGTCGTCGGTCAGCATCTTCACGGCCCACATGGGCACGCTGCCGGTGGCCCTGACCGATCTGACTGTGGCCACTCTCAACGGCCTGAACCAGAGCGCTGGCCCCTTCGTCACCCGCGTGCCCGCTCCGCCTCCGGGCGGCTCGCCGGGCTGGACCGCCTACGGCTACACGTCGAGCACCGCCGGGACCTTCTCCATCACCGCTAATGGCGACGCCACGACCATCACCGTGCCGTAG
- a CDS encoding prepilin peptidase, translating to MVPPMFLDAACFLFGLVIGSFLNVVIARLPDGRSVVHPPSACPACGSPIRWYDNVPVFSWLWLRARCRSCQARISWRYPAVELLTAVLFLLAARRFGPALDLGAALLLLAALVAITAIDLDHQIIPDVITLPGIVVGAGLAMALHPAAWLDTLFGILVGGGLFLAIILASGGGMGGGDMKLGAMMGAFLGWKLVLLAILVGVFAGGAVAIGLLVTGTKGRKDPVPFGPFLALGAVVSLFWGNTLLDWYLGRFLS from the coding sequence GTGGTCCCGCCCATGTTCCTCGACGCGGCGTGCTTCCTCTTTGGCCTCGTCATCGGCAGCTTCCTCAACGTCGTGATCGCACGCCTTCCCGACGGCCGGAGCGTCGTGCATCCGCCGTCGGCCTGTCCAGCCTGCGGCAGCCCCATCCGCTGGTACGACAACGTGCCCGTCTTCTCCTGGCTATGGCTCCGTGCGCGCTGCCGCAGCTGTCAAGCCCGCATCTCGTGGCGTTACCCGGCGGTCGAGCTCCTGACGGCGGTGCTGTTCCTGCTGGCCGCCCGGCGGTTCGGACCGGCGCTCGACCTCGGCGCGGCGCTCCTCCTGTTGGCGGCCCTTGTCGCGATCACCGCCATCGACCTGGATCACCAGATCATTCCCGACGTCATCACGCTGCCGGGGATCGTTGTCGGGGCCGGGCTGGCTATGGCCCTCCATCCTGCCGCCTGGCTCGACACGCTGTTCGGCATCCTGGTTGGCGGAGGCCTCTTTCTGGCGATCATCCTCGCGAGCGGCGGAGGCATGGGCGGGGGCGACATGAAGCTCGGCGCCATGATGGGAGCCTTCCTCGGCTGGAAGCTGGTGCTTCTGGCCATCCTCGTAGGGGTCTTCGCCGGAGGCGCCGTGGCCATCGGGCTCCTCGTGACCGGGACCAAGGGTAGGAAGGACCCCGTGCCCTTCGGTCCGTTTCTGGCCTTGGGGGCCGTGGTCAGCCTTTTTTGGGGAAATACCCTCTTGGACTGGTATCTCGGCCGTTTCTTGAGCTGA
- the aroB gene encoding 3-dehydroquinate synthase, with product MIDVPVNLGARSYRILVGAGALAMVGAELARLKAGRKIALVTDPAILALHGAAVTRSLAAAGFDVTTVLLPEGERAKTLEVAASTWERFLDAGLDRSSTVVALGGGAVGDLAGFAAATYMRGVGVVQAPTTLLAQVDASIGGKTAIDHPRAKNLIGAFHQPRLVLSDTAALLTLPEREYRSGLAEVIKHGIVLDAAYFEDVERGVAALLEREPAALERIVAGSCRLKASVVERDEQESELRHVLNYGHTIGHAIEAVTGYRRFAHGEAVSLGIAAEAGIAERLGLAKPGVRARQVRLLEAVGLPVRGAGGAPSLVVEALSRDKKSRDGRVPFVLAPEIGAFRLVFDVPTATILDALAELG from the coding sequence ATGATCGACGTCCCCGTCAATCTGGGCGCCCGCTCGTACCGCATCCTCGTCGGCGCAGGCGCCTTGGCCATGGTCGGAGCCGAGCTCGCCCGCCTCAAGGCCGGCCGGAAGATCGCCCTCGTCACCGACCCGGCGATCCTGGCCCTCCACGGCGCCGCCGTCACCCGGAGCCTCGCCGCCGCAGGCTTCGACGTCACCACGGTGCTCCTGCCCGAGGGGGAGCGCGCCAAGACGCTGGAGGTCGCCGCCTCGACGTGGGAGCGCTTCCTCGACGCGGGTCTCGACCGAAGCTCGACGGTCGTGGCGCTGGGCGGCGGCGCCGTCGGAGACCTGGCGGGCTTCGCCGCGGCGACCTACATGCGAGGTGTCGGCGTGGTGCAGGCGCCCACCACGCTGCTGGCGCAGGTGGACGCCTCGATCGGCGGCAAGACGGCCATCGACCACCCGCGGGCCAAGAACCTGATCGGCGCCTTCCACCAGCCGCGCCTCGTGCTCTCCGACACGGCCGCGCTCTTGACCCTGCCGGAACGCGAGTACCGATCGGGGCTGGCGGAGGTGATCAAGCACGGCATCGTGCTCGACGCGGCGTACTTCGAGGACGTCGAGCGCGGCGTGGCGGCCCTGCTCGAGCGCGAGCCCGCCGCCCTCGAGCGGATCGTCGCGGGCTCGTGCCGTCTCAAGGCTTCGGTGGTCGAGCGCGACGAACAGGAGTCGGAGCTCCGCCACGTCCTCAACTACGGGCACACGATCGGGCACGCGATCGAGGCGGTCACCGGCTACCGGCGCTTCGCCCACGGCGAGGCCGTGTCGCTCGGCATCGCCGCCGAGGCCGGGATCGCCGAGCGCCTCGGCCTGGCCAAGCCCGGGGTGCGCGCGCGGCAGGTCCGCCTGCTCGAAGCCGTCGGGTTGCCTGTGCGCGGCGCTGGAGGGGCGCCTTCGCTCGTGGTCGAGGCGCTCAGCCGCGACAAGAAGTCCAGGGACGGCCGCGTGCCCTTTGTGCTGGCGCCCGAGATCGGCGCGTTCCGCCTGGTCTTCGACGTGCCGACAGCGACCATCCTCGACGCCCTCGCCGAGCTCGGCTGA
- the pilM gene encoding type IV pilus assembly protein PilM — protein MGVGGQQDREPAMGLFGMGKKPLTFGLDIGSSSIKAVELREGKGGWGLTAFAQVALPRDVISEGSIKEPGLVSDAVRECVQKAGIKGTAAVISVSGREGIMKRVPLPKVTPKELADAITLEAEHHIPFAVDDVFLDYQVVGESVNSMSVVLVAVKKVKVLEYVAAVEQAGLEALVVDLDAFAIQNQFELNHPEPADEAVALIDIGATVMKTNVVRGGTSVFARDVPFGGHNYTLAIAQRLNIPFEKAEAAKQGQDVGVAWDDLVPALEAVSRDLSLEVQRTFDYFASTAESERIGRIVLSGGCARLAGIDEFLSSSWGVPVEVARPLERVEHDAGQFSAEELDQAGPLLAVAVGLGLRRPGDKGA, from the coding sequence ATGGGAGTCGGCGGTCAGCAGGACCGGGAGCCGGCCATGGGGTTGTTCGGAATGGGCAAGAAGCCCTTGACCTTTGGGCTCGACATTGGGTCCAGCTCGATCAAAGCGGTCGAGCTCCGTGAAGGGAAAGGCGGGTGGGGCCTCACGGCATTCGCCCAGGTCGCCCTGCCCCGTGACGTGATCAGCGAGGGCAGCATCAAGGAGCCCGGTCTCGTCAGCGACGCCGTCAGGGAATGCGTGCAGAAGGCCGGCATCAAGGGCACCGCCGCGGTCATCTCTGTCTCGGGACGCGAAGGCATCATGAAGCGTGTCCCCCTGCCCAAGGTGACGCCGAAGGAGCTGGCCGACGCCATCACGCTGGAGGCCGAGCACCACATTCCCTTCGCGGTGGACGACGTCTTCCTCGACTACCAGGTCGTCGGCGAGTCGGTCAACTCCATGTCGGTGGTCCTGGTCGCGGTGAAGAAGGTCAAGGTGCTCGAATACGTCGCGGCCGTGGAGCAGGCCGGCCTCGAGGCCCTCGTCGTGGACCTCGACGCCTTCGCAATCCAGAACCAGTTCGAGCTGAACCATCCGGAGCCGGCCGACGAGGCCGTGGCGCTCATCGACATCGGCGCCACCGTCATGAAGACCAACGTCGTGCGCGGCGGCACCTCCGTCTTCGCGCGCGACGTTCCCTTCGGCGGCCACAACTACACCCTGGCCATCGCGCAGCGGCTCAACATTCCCTTCGAGAAGGCCGAGGCGGCCAAGCAGGGCCAGGACGTCGGAGTCGCCTGGGACGATCTCGTGCCCGCGCTCGAGGCCGTGTCGCGCGACCTCTCGCTGGAGGTCCAGCGCACCTTCGACTACTTCGCGTCGACGGCCGAGTCGGAGCGCATCGGCCGCATCGTGCTGTCGGGCGGCTGCGCGCGCCTCGCGGGGATCGACGAGTTCCTGTCTTCCTCCTGGGGCGTGCCGGTGGAAGTCGCGCGGCCGCTCGAGCGCGTAGAGCACGACGCCGGCCAGTTCTCGGCCGAGGAGCTCGACCAGGCCGGGCCCCTCCTTGCGGTGGCCGTAGGGCTTGGGCTGCGGCGTCCGGGAGACAAGGGCGCATGA
- a CDS encoding AMIN domain-containing protein: protein MKAMVPSVGLLLLLAVVAAGIGTAQTPDAAVQVTSLSVDRLSDGVTVRIKTSGPAKYQSSFIDSPNRLVVDLPGATYTWSKTTLKSDTEPVRQVRGSQWKGSVARVVVELSRKVGYRIDEDAEGLLIVLEPAGTAQAEKPAAKPRETKAKVPPAPAEAWAPRVETPRMEARAADPAKPPAAPDKEAMATVTPAPLPAVEPKAAPAPARIAQAGPAAPPPAPGAPSMPSGQAPSGDKLISLDFRDADVVNLLRILAAESGRNIVAGEDVKGKVSVSLHNVTWEQALATILEARGLQRLDRNGIIRIVSIEQLTKEREAQARVQEAQVKAETEIRTKRADAELKEAEAAYKKLQSDAAITEAKARGPLREETIRLSYADPEELAKTLQGILGIPPSGTQPVSSAPIIQSVPQNPTVVGSSPPNPALGRLPEPNSPYPPFQPSPNQQVVSVSQDVLAKGITIQAHKPTNSIFIRHYEADLERIKKLIKEKFDIPLPQVKIEARMEILDRDAFEGIGVQWGGAIVGNVNNTTTLVGQGFQTAGAVAGTPVGANSFSAANPNLTLSQLFPVSGTTGLPLGGNLVNLPFGALPGATNAGAPAGGLAFGLISNRFNINLALQALAKQGKTRTLARPEIVTVENNKASLSLGEEIPYATVSSAGTQIQFKEAVLKLEVTPTVLRERVGDQVITKIKMVIVVENNSQGANISPTPGMTVPIINRRKAETQVLIKEGDRLVIGGVTQGSSSTTVRKVPLFGDIPILGWLFKQKENSETGRELVIFVTPSLVTGQGGAGMATTPIAPK, encoded by the coding sequence ATGAAGGCCATGGTGCCGAGCGTGGGATTGCTGCTCCTGCTCGCCGTTGTCGCCGCGGGGATCGGAACCGCACAGACGCCGGACGCCGCCGTCCAGGTGACGTCACTCAGCGTCGACCGCCTGTCCGACGGGGTCACCGTCCGCATCAAGACCAGCGGTCCGGCAAAGTACCAGTCGAGCTTCATCGACTCCCCGAACCGTCTCGTCGTCGACCTGCCGGGCGCCACATACACCTGGAGCAAGACCACGCTCAAGTCCGACACGGAGCCCGTGCGCCAGGTGCGCGGCAGCCAGTGGAAGGGCAGCGTGGCGCGCGTCGTGGTCGAGCTCTCCCGCAAGGTCGGCTACCGCATCGACGAAGACGCCGAAGGCCTGCTCATCGTGCTCGAGCCGGCCGGTACCGCCCAGGCCGAGAAACCCGCGGCGAAGCCGCGCGAGACGAAGGCGAAGGTCCCGCCGGCGCCGGCCGAAGCCTGGGCCCCCCGCGTGGAGACGCCGCGCATGGAAGCGCGGGCCGCCGACCCCGCGAAGCCTCCCGCCGCACCCGACAAGGAAGCTATGGCCACGGTCACTCCGGCGCCCCTGCCGGCAGTCGAGCCCAAGGCCGCCCCTGCTCCTGCTCGCATCGCCCAGGCGGGGCCGGCCGCTCCGCCGCCCGCGCCCGGCGCACCGTCCATGCCCAGCGGGCAGGCGCCATCGGGCGACAAGCTCATCTCGCTCGACTTCAGGGACGCGGACGTCGTGAACCTCCTGCGCATCCTGGCCGCCGAGAGCGGGCGCAACATCGTGGCGGGCGAGGACGTCAAGGGCAAGGTGTCGGTGTCGCTACACAACGTCACCTGGGAGCAGGCGCTCGCCACCATCCTCGAGGCTCGCGGGTTGCAGCGGCTCGACCGCAACGGCATCATCCGGATCGTGTCCATCGAGCAGTTGACCAAGGAACGCGAGGCGCAGGCGCGCGTGCAGGAGGCGCAGGTCAAGGCGGAGACTGAGATCCGCACCAAGCGCGCCGACGCGGAGCTCAAGGAAGCGGAGGCCGCCTACAAGAAGCTCCAGTCCGATGCGGCCATCACCGAGGCCAAGGCGCGCGGACCGCTGCGTGAGGAGACCATCCGCCTGTCGTACGCTGACCCCGAGGAGCTCGCCAAGACGCTCCAGGGCATCCTCGGCATTCCCCCCTCGGGCACCCAGCCGGTATCGTCTGCGCCAATCATTCAGAGCGTGCCGCAGAACCCGACCGTGGTCGGGTCGAGCCCCCCGAACCCGGCCCTCGGCCGGCTGCCGGAGCCGAACAGCCCGTACCCGCCCTTCCAGCCCTCGCCGAACCAGCAGGTCGTGTCGGTCAGCCAGGACGTCCTCGCCAAGGGCATCACGATCCAGGCGCACAAGCCGACCAACAGCATCTTCATCCGCCACTACGAGGCCGACCTCGAGCGCATCAAGAAGCTGATCAAGGAGAAGTTCGACATCCCGCTGCCGCAGGTGAAGATCGAGGCGCGGATGGAGATCCTCGACCGCGACGCCTTCGAGGGCATCGGCGTCCAGTGGGGCGGCGCCATCGTCGGCAATGTCAACAATACTACGACGCTGGTAGGCCAGGGCTTCCAGACGGCGGGGGCGGTGGCAGGCACCCCGGTTGGGGCGAACAGTTTCAGCGCCGCCAACCCGAACCTGACCCTCTCCCAGCTTTTCCCGGTATCGGGCACGACGGGCTTGCCGCTGGGCGGCAATCTGGTCAACCTGCCCTTCGGCGCGCTACCGGGCGCCACCAACGCGGGCGCGCCCGCCGGCGGCTTAGCCTTCGGCCTGATCTCGAATCGCTTCAACATCAACCTGGCGCTCCAGGCCCTGGCCAAACAGGGCAAGACGCGTACGCTCGCGCGGCCCGAGATCGTCACGGTCGAGAACAACAAGGCCTCCCTGTCGCTCGGTGAGGAGATCCCGTACGCCACGGTCAGCTCCGCCGGCACGCAGATCCAGTTCAAGGAGGCCGTGCTCAAGCTCGAGGTGACGCCGACGGTGCTCCGGGAGAGGGTCGGCGACCAGGTCATCACCAAGATCAAGATGGTGATCGTCGTGGAGAACAACTCGCAAGGCGCCAACATCAGCCCCACCCCCGGCATGACGGTGCCCATTATCAACCGGCGGAAGGCGGAGACCCAGGTCCTGATCAAGGAGGGCGACCGGCTCGTCATCGGCGGCGTCACCCAGGGCTCGTCCAGCACGACCGTGCGCAAGGTGCCGCTCTTCGGCGACATCCCCATTCTCGGCTGGCTCTTCAAGCAGAAGGAGAACAGCGAGACCGGCCGCGAGCTGGTGATCTTCGTGACGCCGTCGCTCGTGACGGGCCAGGGGGGCGCCGGCATGGCCACCACCCCCATCGCGCCGAAGTAG
- a CDS encoding PilN domain-containing protein: MIRINLAPPSTKSRVSLSIPSFNLGILFGAVALGLVLVLGGWWLSLSVETKRLNTEIAENKKQADKLKVIIAEGQRFRRDKELLERRVNAIELVARRQTRPVYLLDAVLDTLPKDLWLTRMEEKGTQLRFAGTTYSATALSDFMANLKASGRFKDVDIVDAKQDLTKSPRLITFEVVTRFEP; this comes from the coding sequence ATGATCAGGATCAACCTGGCGCCGCCCTCGACCAAGAGCCGCGTCAGCCTCTCCATCCCGAGCTTCAACCTGGGCATACTCTTCGGAGCGGTCGCCCTGGGGCTCGTGCTTGTGCTGGGCGGCTGGTGGTTGAGCCTCTCGGTGGAGACCAAGCGCCTGAACACCGAGATCGCCGAGAACAAGAAGCAGGCGGACAAGCTCAAGGTGATCATCGCCGAAGGCCAGCGCTTCCGACGCGACAAGGAGTTGCTCGAGCGCCGGGTCAACGCCATCGAGCTCGTGGCGCGTCGCCAAACCCGTCCCGTCTACCTGCTCGACGCCGTCCTCGACACCCTGCCCAAGGACCTCTGGCTCACGCGTATGGAGGAGAAGGGGACGCAGCTTCGGTTCGCCGGCACCACCTACAGCGCGACGGCCCTGTCCGACTTCATGGCCAACCTCAAGGCCAGCGGCAGGTTCAAGGACGTGGACATCGTGGACGCCAAGCAGGACCTGACCAAGTCGCCGCGCCTGATCACCTTCGAGGTGGTCACGCGCTTCGAGCCCTGA
- the aroC gene encoding chorismate synthase, with amino-acid sequence MAFRFLTAGESHGEALTAVIDGVPAGLGLTEEHLNEDLARRQRGYGRGGRMKIERDQAHISSGVRWGVTLGSPITLTIQNRDWENWKQTMAVGEPPAGAPPKAVTRPRPGHADLAGAMKYGHRDIRNVLERSSARETTARVAVAGVAKRLLGEFGITILSHVTEIGGVRIGPLEVPWDEVRRRAEASEVRCADPAAERAIVEAIDRAKEAGDTLGGVFEVVALGCPVGLGSYVQWDRKLDGRLARAFCSIHAIKGAEIGMGFEAARRPGSQVHDEILFDSDSGFHRRSNSAGGLEGGVTNGQPVVVRAAMKPISTLRKPLQSVDMVTKETVEAVVERSDVCAVPAAGVVGEAMMALALVEAFLEKFAGDSIDEIRRNYQGYLDYLKSW; translated from the coding sequence GTGGCGTTCCGCTTTCTGACGGCCGGTGAGTCTCACGGCGAGGCTCTCACCGCCGTCATCGACGGCGTGCCCGCCGGCCTCGGGCTCACCGAGGAGCACCTCAACGAGGACCTGGCTCGCCGCCAGCGCGGCTATGGCCGCGGCGGGCGCATGAAGATCGAGCGCGACCAGGCCCACATCTCCTCGGGCGTGCGCTGGGGCGTGACCCTCGGCAGCCCGATCACGCTCACCATCCAGAACCGGGACTGGGAGAACTGGAAGCAAACCATGGCGGTCGGCGAGCCGCCGGCCGGAGCCCCGCCCAAGGCGGTCACGCGGCCGCGCCCTGGACACGCCGACCTGGCAGGAGCCATGAAGTACGGCCACCGCGACATCCGTAACGTGCTCGAGCGCTCGAGCGCGCGCGAGACCACGGCGCGCGTCGCCGTCGCGGGCGTGGCCAAACGACTGCTCGGCGAGTTCGGCATCACGATCCTGAGCCATGTCACCGAGATCGGCGGCGTGCGCATCGGCCCGCTCGAGGTGCCCTGGGACGAGGTTCGACGCCGCGCCGAAGCATCGGAAGTCCGCTGCGCCGACCCCGCCGCGGAGCGCGCCATCGTCGAGGCCATCGATCGGGCCAAGGAAGCCGGTGACACGCTGGGCGGAGTCTTCGAGGTGGTCGCCCTCGGCTGTCCCGTGGGCTTGGGTTCCTACGTGCAATGGGACCGAAAGCTCGACGGGCGCCTCGCGCGCGCGTTCTGCTCCATTCACGCCATCAAGGGCGCCGAAATCGGCATGGGCTTCGAGGCCGCGCGCCGGCCGGGCTCGCAGGTCCACGACGAGATCCTGTTCGACAGCGACAGCGGCTTCCACCGCCGCTCGAACAGCGCCGGGGGCCTCGAGGGCGGCGTCACCAACGGCCAGCCCGTGGTGGTCCGCGCCGCGATGAAGCCGATCTCGACCCTGCGCAAGCCTCTCCAGTCGGTAGACATGGTGACCAAGGAGACGGTGGAAGCCGTGGTGGAACGCAGCGACGTGTGCGCCGTCCCGGCCGCCGGAGTGGTCGGCGAGGCCATGATGGCGCTCGCCCTGGTCGAGGCTTTCCTCGAGAAATTCGCCGGCGACAGCATCGACGAGATCCGCCGCAACTACCAGGGCTACCTCGACTACCTCAAGAGCTGGTAG